The window aggaacaggcgaggaggcaggaacaggcgaggaggcaggaacaggtgaggcaggaacaggtgaggcaggaacaggcgaggaggcaggaacaggcgaggaggcaggaacaggtgaggcaggaacaggtgaagcaggaacaggtgaggcaggaacaggtgaggaggcaggaacaggtgaggaggcaggaacaggcgaggaggcaggaacaggtgaggaggcaggaacaggtgaggaggcaggaacaagtgaggcaggaacaggtgaggcaggaacaggcgaggaggcaggaacaggtgaggcaggaacaagtgaggcaggaacaggtgaggcaggaacaggcgaggaggcaggaacaggtgaggcaggaacaggtgaggcaggaacaggtgaggaggcaggaacaggtgaggaggcaggaacaggtgaggcaggaacaggtgaggaggcaggaacaggtgaggaggcaggaacaggcgaggaggcaggaacaggtgaggaggcaggaacaggtgaggaggcaggaacaggtgaggcaggaacaggtgaggaggcaggaacaggtgaggaggcaggaacaggcgaggaggcaggaacaggcgaggaggcaggaacaggtgaggaggcaggaacaggtcaggcaggaacaggtgaggaggcaggaacaggtgaggcaggaacaggtgaggcaggaacaggtgaggaggcaggaacaggtgaggaggcaggaacaggtgaggcaggaacaggtgaggcaggaacaggtgaggaggcaggaacaggcgaggaggcaggaacaggtgaggcaggaacaggtgaggcaggaacaggtgaggaggcaggaacaggtgaggaggcaggaacaggtgaggcaggaacaggtgaggaggcaggaacaggcgaggaggcaggaacaggcgaggaggcaggaacaggtgaggaggcaggaacaggtgaggcaggaacaggtgaggcaggaacaggtgaggaggcaggaacaggtgaggcaggaacaggtgaggaggcaggaacaggtgaggcaggaacaggtgaggaggcaggaacaggtgaggcaggaacaggtgaggcaggaacaggtgaggcaggaacgggtgaggaggagggaacaggtgaggaggcaggaacaggtgaggagggaacaggtgaggcaggaacaggtgaggcaggaacaggtgaggaggcaggaacaggtgaggaggcaggaacaggcgaggaggcaggaacaggtgaggaggcaggaacaggtgaggaggcaggaacaggcgaggaggcaggaacaggtgaggagggaacaggtgaggaggcaggaacaggtgaggagggaacaggtgaggaggcaggaacaggtgaggaggcaggaacaggtgaggagggaacaggtgaggaggcaggaacaggtgaggagggaacaggtgaggaggcaggaacaggtgaggagggaacaggtgaggagggaacaggtgaggaggcaggaacaggtgaggaggcaggaacaggtgaagcaggaacaggtgaggaggcaggaacaggtgaggaggcaggaacaggtgaggcaggaacaggtgaggcaggaacaggtgaggcaggaacaggtgttgCACCTGGACTAACCAAGTCACTCAAACGGGACGCTACTCACTCCCCCTTGTCTTTCAGCCAGGCTGGGTTCCTCTggggctcctccagctccttcagctctgcatcatctgcagcctccacctGTCGAGCTTCAGCCTGTCTCCTCAGCCACTGCAGAGTCCACACACCTGATCCATGTGACTGGGACTGGGGCCACAGGGGCCACAGGGGTCACAGGGGCCACTGGGGCCACAGGGGTCACTGGGGCCACAGGGGCCACAGGGGTCACAGGGGCCACTGGGGCCACAGGGGTCACAGGGGCCACAGGGGTCACAGGGGCCACTGgggccacagtgtgtgtgtgtgagcgtgtgtgtgagcatgtgagtgtgtgagcatgtgtgtgtgtgtgtgtgtgtgagcgtgtgtgtgagcatgtgtgtgtgtgtgtgtgtgtgtgtgagcatgtgtgtgtgtgtgtgtgagcatgtgtgtgtgtgtgtgtgtgtgtgagcgtgtgtgtgagcgtgtgtgtgagcatgtgagtgtgtgagcatgtgtgtgtgtgtgtgtgtgtgtgtgtgagcatgtgtgtgtgtgtgtgtgagcgtgtgtgtgagcatgtgtgtgtgtgtgtgtgtgtgtgtgtgagcatgtgtgtgtgagcatgtgtgtgagcatgtgtgtgtgtgtgtgtgtgtgtgagcgtgtgtgtgtgtgtgtgtgagcgtgtgtgtgtgtgtgtgtgagtgagcgtgtgtgtgagcatgtgtgtgtgtgtgtgtgagcgtgtgtgtgagcatgtgtgtgtgtgtgtgtgtgtgtgtgtgtgtgagcatgtgtgtgtgtgtgtgtgagcatgtgtgtgagcgtgtgtgtgtgtgtgtgtgtgagcgtgtgtgtgtgtgtgtgagcgtgtgtgtgtgtgagcgtgtgtgtgtgtgtgtgtgagcatgtgtgtgtgtgtgtgagcgtgtgtgtgagcgtgtgtgtgtgtgtgtgtgtgtgagcatgtgtgtgagcgtgtgtgtgtgtgtgtgtgtgagcgtgtgtgtgtgtgagcatgtgtgtgagcatgtgtgtgtgtgtgtgagtgtgtgtgtgtgtgagcatgtgtgtgagcatgtgtgtgtgtgtgtgagtgtgtgtgtgtgtgagcatgtgtgtgagcgtgtgtgtgtgtgtgtgtgtgagcgtgtgtgtgtgtgagcatgtgtgtgagcatgtgtgtgtgtgtgtgagtgtgtgtgtgtgtgagcatgtgtgtgtgtgtgtgagcgtgtgtgtgtgtgtgtgtgtgtgtgagcatgtgtgtgagcgtgtgtgtgtgtgtgtgtgtgagcgtgtgtgtgtgtgagcatgtgtgtgagcatgtgtgtgtgtgtgtgagtgtgtgtgtgtgtgagcatgtgtgtgagcatgtgtgtgtgtgtgtgagtgccacctcctcctcctgggccaCCCTGGACTCCCGCAGGGCCGTGGGGAACACTCGGGGGGTGAAGGTGACCCCGATCCTCCCTGGGGCTCTGGGAGCAGGCGGCTCCAGGCAGCTCTGGAGCTTCCTCCCTCGCCGGTCTAAACATGAGGGGAAGGTGTTTATTTCAGCAGGGCCGGTCCTGTCAGGGAGGGGGGTCCCCCagaacctttgacctttgaccttctggtctctttcctgctggttcctctggtttcTGCTGCCAGGCTCTGAGCTCTGCTGAGACTCTCTCCTGCTCCGTTTCCTTTAATTCTTTGATCCTAGCTTGTTGCTTCTCTTCCAGCTGCCATCAAAACAAACACGTTTCACTTATTTTCGGTTATTTTCGGTTATTTGAGGCGGCACCAGAGGAGGAGCGGCTCCGGCTCACCTTCATCATGGTCTTCAGGGCGTATTTGCTGTCTGCACGGCTGCTCTCTGCCCTGAGCCTGGACTCTGAACGGAGCTTCTCCTGGTAGCTCAGCAGAGCCTTTTCTCTCAACCTCTTTGTTGCTTCCTCACCTGGAACAGAGAAACTTGTGACCAAGAACCAGGAGAAGCTAAAACCCAAACACACGTTTAGTGTCACGACCACACCAGGGTTCAGTCATGAGAGTAAACGCTGATGCTCGCTAGGAAGCCTACATACCTGCATGAGTGAGCAGGCCCTCCCAAGGCTCAggagtcctaaccctaaccctgaccctaaccctaaccctgaccctgaccctaaccctaaccctaaccctaaccctaaccctgaccctaaccctaacccagcctaCATACCTGCATGAGTGAGCAGGCCCTCCCAAGGCTCAggagtcctaaccctaacctaaccctctaaccctaaccctaaccctgctaaccctctaaccctaacccagcctaCATACCTGCATGAGTGAGCAGGCCCTCCCAAGGCTCAggagtcctaaccctaacctaaccctctaaccctaaccctaaccctgctaaccctctaaccctaacccagcctaCATACCTGCATGAGTGAGCAGGCCCTCCCAAGGCTCAggagtcctaaccctaaccctgaccctgaccctaaccctaaccctgaccctagccctaacccagcCTACATACCTGCATGAGTGAGCAGACCCTCCCAAGGCTCAGGAGTCCTCTTCAGCAAACGGAGGAACACAGCGGAGTCAGTGACCCTCGCTGAGCTGCCCACGTCATCAATGGGCTGGAGAAGGAAGGCTTCGAACAGGTAGGGTGGGTGATGGACCTGAGCACACACACCATCAGATAAGAAATAATCTAGTGAGAACAGATCCTCCATCCGTTCCTGAACGGGGGACCTTTAAATGCTGAATTTGTGTGGTTACTTTCAGATAGTCCTGAGTCAGCACGATGTCCACCTTCCCCGCAGCGGCTCCTCTCAGAGGTAAAGTAACGTAAACGGTGGATTCACTCTGAGTCCACGACCAGTTGGAGAAGTTTAGAGGCATTTCGGCTGGATGTCCTGGAGatcgctgctcctgctcctggaaCGGAGGCACAATAACACAGCCACGTCGCTCCGCTCAGCGTCTCGTTGCTATGGTGACGCAACAGACGGGACGGTTCCGCAGAGGTTGGGACGGTTGCTTCTGCCTCTTGACCCCAAACGCGTTTTCCGCGCCAGCGCAACGTTAAATGAACGCAACTTTTACCATTTTAACGCACATTAATCGCAATTTTCGTTGTTTGCAAGCGTCATCAAAGCGGGACAGATCAGGGCTACTTCCGGTCTACTTCCGCGCCTCGCGTCTTTACTTCCGGTCAGCAGGAAGGCGGTTTGTTCGCTCGCATGTTAAAAACGGGAAATTCTTCGTTTTTCTCGACCCGTTAAAGTTGTTTCACAAAGACTCACCCGCCGGTAGTTTACGGTGAAGGCCAGAAATATCGGTAGTTGCTAGTCGAGATTAGCTTTTATTACGGTGGATCTCTGCCGTAGTCATCAGCGATGATGAACAGTTTAAAACCGACCCACATTAACAAGTGCTCGCCACTGAGGCTCATACCTAAAGAGGATGCTCAAAAGTAACAAACTGGTAACTTTGAAATGTGTCTGTGCCCCATTTGTAAGCttacatttgtaaaaacaaattaCGGCTCCAGCATCCTCTTGGTGACCCAGGAGGGGATAAAGCGgtcaggaaaaagaggaaactaTTAAGTTTGACAGCACGTGTGTCACGGCCACATCTTGAcagttttcctccctctctgcaggaCTTGATGTTACATTCAGGAACATCCACATGAGGGAACGCCGCCATTGTGGGACATGTTTTGTGCATCTTGTATTTTATGCAGCTGCACACAGAATCAAACgttttgttttcagtgtttcacCTTGTGGACTTTGTATTTCTGTAGTTTCTAAATGTAACCGGTCTTGGCGTCGCAGCAGGCGGTTGTAACAGCGTAACAGGCCGATAGTATCGATCAGATGTCAAAGCTTCTTCCATCCTTTGATCTTTAGCCTTGCCTGATCCCATTTCTGCTCAGTTAGGGGTGAAGGGGTTAACAGACAACACACTTTGCTTTCCTATGGGCCAAAATTGTAGCACAAGGAAATTCTGAGACAAAAGTCCGAACGTCATTACAGCTGAGCTCCTTGGCCAGATGTGAAAAAGATAAAGGTATCAACCCAAACCCAGAGGAGACTGTGAAGTTCAGATAGAGTTCAGATTTCATTGCTCTTCCTTGGAATGTTGAGACAGTTAAGTTGTTGTTGAGGATGCAGCTGTAGTTCCAGTCAGGAAACCAGAGAGAGTTACAGGCCAAAATTAAGATGATAGATAACTGAATGTCTGAGTAGCAGGAAAATACAAGTGAGGGGAAATAACTgataataaataacaaataagtATTCAGAATGTATGACAGTAGACAGGGGGCTCCTCAGGGCAGTATTATTAGCCCAATTATATTTTCAATTATGATAAATGACAAGTGAGAATCAAATATCTTTGTTTGCTGATGCTGGAGCAGGAATGTGGTCAAACGTTTACAAAATGTCTTTGCAAGATGGCATTCTGGTCAACAAGTTCAGATTTACAGTGGGGAGGACAAAAGTTGGATTTTTCACAAAAGAAAATTCAAGAAAAATTCAAGTGTAACCTTTATAAAAAGTTAGAGTGTGAGTTGTTAAATTTCTAGAGATGTGGTTTGATAAGAGagtcaaaaaaaggaaatgttttgGGAGTAGAGTGGAGTAAAATGTTCTGAAATCAATCAGAACATATGATTAATTGGATTAATAAGATCAATTATAGGTTATGATatacagcagcacaacagttaAAAGAGCTTGATGTCATTTAAAGCACAGTGATGAGAATATGGTTGGAATGATCACcagtatcagtgtgtgtgtgtgtgtgtgtgtgtgtgtgtgtgtgtgtgtgtctaattaAATCATTATTAGGCTGAAAGCCCTTGCAGTTACCACCATCCACCACAAGGCGGAGCTAATCTCAACCAGGGACATAGAGCGTCAACCGTCTATACAGGTTTAATCGGGTCTGTGTTAAATTGCAGGTTTATAGTAGATGAATCTGCTTCTTATACAATATTGGGCACTAGGAgtgtgctagggttagggttagggttagggttagggttagggttagggttagggtttcttGGCACCACAGTGGTGCCAAGAAAAGCGCACCAGtgtcagccctaaccctaaccctaagtggAGATGGGTGTAGAAATAAGACCAGAGCAATCATGAGTGGCACATTTAAGGGTACACAGCTTTGGAGGGAGGATTCAAGGCTGCATTAGAGAGAATAGGAGTGAGGACACAAGTGTGAGTAGGACAGTCCCTCGGTGTTGTCCCACCTTGGACACTGGAAGAGACACATATTGATTTGAGTCTCCTGGAAACAGATCAAGGGAAAAGGGAGATTGAAGGGAATAGTTATATAAGAAAAAGCTCCAGGCAGTTTATTAAAGTCTACACACATGCAACAGTATGTCCAGAGTTACAAACACATACACCAATGTGGACTAATTGAGGACATCGAACGATGTTACTTTTAGGGTGATTTTTAGATGTGCCAGGGCTCAGCAGCAGGGTTTAGAGCTGCGCCGCGCTCcggtccagcaggtggcgctaaTGCACTTAAAGCTGGGTTCCAACCGCCataaggaagaagaagaagagcggaAGCGGAAATGGCTTGAATCGGTTCTTGTCGTTCCGTAGAAGAAGATGCGGAGTTGCTTCGCATCGTTTTGAGGTTGTAAAACTGGGGAAATGACCGCGTTAATCCTCTCGGCCATTAATATTCTGACCAAACCTCTTGGCGGTAAGTGAATATAAACGCTGATCCAACCGGGGACTAAACTCAGTCGCGGTTAATGCAGTTTGGCCATATGACATAAAACAAGGAAGCAGTTTAACTTGTTAAAAACTTCACACATGCAGCTAGAATACAGATCTGGGAATTAGGTTGGTATCCGAACCCCTTCCTGGATCAGGTCCCATCCCTAATATCTGTcaccatgtgtgtgtttggaatctGCAGAAACATCAGGAGATGATGCTCAGTGTAGCccagaagaagctgtttctgcagcGCTGCAGGCAAACACGAGCTCGCTgctggaacagctggaggaggacagggccCTCGGGGAGGTGCGGAGGCTGCGGGAGGCCGCGAGGGCACAGGCGCTGTGGTTCTCCAGCCCTACCGGAGATGTCGCCTGGGATTTTGTCCAGGAATGCCTGATGCTTCTCCTCACTTTAGCCAGGCATCTTTCTGCAGAGCTGGAGCGGTTCCAGCAGAGCTCTGCCTCTGAGCCAGCCGAGCCCCCTGCTGCAGAAGcgccccctcctctgtctccagacGTCCTCAGCGTCACACAGCAGAAAGCGCTCTCCTCGGCTCTACAGTTCGTGGTTTCTCTGGGGCTGTGTCCCTACCTGGCTCCAGGCGTGGGCCTGCCTCTGGCCCACAGGTCCGCCTTTGGTGCCAAGGTGCAAAAGCTGTGTAGCAGGACAGTGCAGGAACCAAGACGGCGCCTGTTTACCACCACCACCGTCCTGCTGAAGGTGGCAGCGCTGCCATCTCTGGCTGCAGTGGTCTTCATGCAGCACCTGAATGATCTCATGGCTGCGTTGTGCCAGCTCGGCTACCAGACAGAGTGTGTGAAAGGAAGCGATGCGGAGAAGGTAACTCAGCCGGGAATATCCACCAAGGTTGCCCTCAACGACCTGACACGGTTCTCATGACTAATCAGTCACTGGATAGAGAAATGTGCAGTATAACTGGAACAGAACGAAACGCTTTATCTCCCAAAACGTTCCGGTCCAGATAAATAAGGGATGCTTTGGGTCTTGTCAACCTCTCAGGTTCTGGAGCTCAGTGCTGAGGAATGCCAGGCTTGCAGAGAGGCCCTTAAAGGTCTTCTGAGGAACATCTACCAGCCCATCGTGATCCAacagctgcttcttctccagAACGGTCCAAAAAAGGTGAGCATATATTTGCAACATTACGCAACCTGTGAGTTCAGGGATGGAACTGATGCCAGGAAATACGAGTAAATACCAGGAAATACGAGTAAATACGAGTAAATACGAGTAAACGGTCGTTTTGCTGATACTGATATTTCCTAGAATTTGTGGGATCCCGGGAACTTTGGGAATTGTCTACGTTGAGTAATAGAGTGATGAGTCGGTGACATGTTGAACTACAACATGTTTCACACTAAAATCCTTTCATGTTCGGCTCCATTCAGACTATATTAACTCGTTATTAAGCCTTCGTTTGGAGTTGCAGTAAAACAATGAAGATCTTTATTTTTACTGGCTGAAGCTGCATCTGTTCATGCTGGAGATTACCAGGATAGAGGGAACTGCTCTCATgtgtgttaccatggtgacagaTCAGCTTCCTGCACACATCACACGTGACAATGTCATCATCGGCTCCAGAGTGTCGGGTTGGTACCACCAGGGCTCTGCAGGGTCTCTggcagagcaggaggggggaccacgggggtctgagggaccactgggtctgagggaccacgtgggtctgagggaccactggGTCTAAGGGACCACGGgggtctgagggaccactgggtctgagggaccacgtgggtctgagggaccactgggtctgagggaccactggGTCTAAGGGACCACGGgggtctgagggaccactgggtctgagggaccactggGTCTAAGGGACCACGGgggtctgagggaccactgggtctgagggaccacgtgggtctgagggaccactgggtctgagggaccactggGTCTAAGGGACCACGGGGGTCTGAGGGACCACGg is drawn from Takifugu rubripes unplaced genomic scaffold, fTakRub1.2, whole genome shotgun sequence and contains these coding sequences:
- the dnaaf4 gene encoding dynein axonemal assembly factor 4 isoform X1, which codes for MPLNFSNWSWTQSESTVYVTLPLRGAAAGKVDIVLTQDYLKVHHPPYLFEAFLLQPIDDVGSSARVTDSAVFLRLLKRTPEPWEGLLTHAGEEATKRLREKALLSYQEKLRSESRLRAESSRADSKYALKTMMKLEEKQQARIKELKETEQERVSAELRAWQQKPEEPAGKRPEDRRGRKLQSCLEPPAPRAPGRIGVTFTPRVFPTALRESRVAQEEEWLRRQAEARQVEAADDAELKELEEPQRNPAWLKDKGEKCFLREDYLGALNAYGLALRLNPKSPALYSNRAACHLKLKNLHKSIEDSSQALHLLAPPVDANAAARARAHARRGAAFCQLQLYAEGLQDYQAAVAITPSNQALQADVQKIRDTIQGSADITNTPKLDPQKLL
- the dnaaf4 gene encoding dynein axonemal assembly factor 4 isoform X2; translated protein: MPLNFSNWSWTQSESTVYVTLPLRGAAAGKVDIVLTQDYLKVHHPPYLFEAFLLQPIDDVGSSARVTDSAVFLRLLKRTPEPWEGLLTHAGEEATKRLREKALLSYQEKLRSESRLRAESSRADSKYALKTMMKLEEKQQARIKELKETEQERVSAELRAWQQKPEEPAGKRPEDRRGRKLQSCLEPPAPRAPGRIGVTFTPRVFPTALRESRVAQEEEWLRRQAEARQVEAADDAELKELEEPQRNPAWLKDKGELCICWLRPLTPTQQRGPERTPGEERPSASCSSTQKACRTTRQPWPSHLPTRRYKRTCRRSETPFKALLTSPTPPSWTPKSCFRGRRPAGTSYRTFQTATAGLGGEALSLSTVHGSFPGGSWVPRSSRPYT